A genomic stretch from Penaeus monodon isolate SGIC_2016 chromosome 25, NSTDA_Pmon_1, whole genome shotgun sequence includes:
- the LOC119589501 gene encoding E3 SUMO-protein ligase EGR2-like has protein sequence MCPVCRFTTSCNLVLGQHMRRHAGGYPFLCPHCDYRTHRSHDLKKHLRTHTGEKPYHCSYCPYQTSDPSNLSAHLKARHAMVRLEDHLPL, from the coding sequence ATGTGCCCCGTCTGCCGCTTCACCACCTCGTGCAACCTCGTCCTGGGCCAGCACATGCGGCGCCACGCGGGCGGATACCCGTTCCTCTGCCCGCACTGCGACTACCGCACCCACCGCAGCCACGACCTCAAGAAGCACTTGAGGACGCACACCGGCGAGAAGCCCTACCACTGCAGCTACTGCCCTTACCAGACCAGCGACCCCAGCAACCTGTCGGCGCACCTGAAGGCCAGGCACGCCATGGTCCGGCTGGAGGACCACCTGCCGCTCTGA